The Salvelinus namaycush isolate Seneca chromosome 13, SaNama_1.0, whole genome shotgun sequence genome includes a region encoding these proteins:
- the LOC120058036 gene encoding gamma-crystallin M3-like: protein MSNTSMNMGRATFYEDRNFQGRSYECSSDCPDMSSYMSRCQSCRVQSGCFMVYERPNYMGNQFFMRRGEYSDYQSMMGITDGIRSCRMIPMHRGNFRMRIYERENFGGQMHEMMDDCDSIQERYRMSDCQSCNVMDGHWLMYEQPHFRGRQMYMRPGEYRNFRDMGMGMGGMSGGMRFMSMRRIMDNMTM from the exons ATGTCCAACACCAGCATGAACATGGGCAGG GCCACCTTCTATGAGGACAGGAACTTCCAGGGCCGCTCTTATGAGTGCAGCTCCGACTGCCCTGACATGTCTTCCTACATGAGCAGGTGCCAATCCTGCAGGGTTCAGAGCGGCTGCTTCATGGTGTACGAGCGCCCCAACTACATGGGAAACCAGTTCTTCATGAGGAGGGGAGAGTACTCAGACTACCAGAGTATGATGGGAATTACCGATGGTATCAGGTCCTGCCGCATGATCCCCATG CACCGTGGAAACTTCAGGATGAGGATCTACGAGAGGGAGAACTTCGGAGGTCAGATGCACGAGATGATGGACGACTGTGACTCCATACAGGAGCGTTATCGTATGTCTGACTGCCAGTCCTGCAACGTGATGGACGGCCACTGGCTGATGTATGAGCAGCCCCACTTCAGAGGCAGGCAGATGTACATGAGGCCTGGAGAGTACAGGAACTTCAGGGATATGGGCATGGGAATGGGAGGCATGAGCGGTGGCATGAGGTTCATGAGCATGAGGCGTATCATGGATAACATGACTATGTAA
- the LOC120057918 gene encoding gamma-crystallin M3-like encodes MTTTGMNMGRATFYEERNFQGRSYECSSDCPDMSSYMSSCQSCRVQSGCFMVYERPNYMGNQFFMRKGEYSDYQSMMGITDGIRSCRMIPMHRGNFRMRIYERENFGGQMHEMMDDCDSIQERYRMSDCQSCNVMDGHWLMYEQPHFRGRQMYMRPGEYRNFRDMGMGMGGMSGGMRFMSMRRITDMC; translated from the exons ATGACCACCACCGGCATGAACATGGGAAGA GCCACCTTCTACGAGGAGAGGAACTTCCAGGGCCGCTCTTATGAGTGCAGCTCCGACTGCCCTGACATGTCTTCCTACATGAGCAGCTGCCAATCCTGCAGAGTTCAGAGCGGCTGCTTCATGGTGTACGAGCGCCCCAACTACATGGGAAACCAGTTCTTCATGAGGAAGGGAGAGTACTCAGACTACCAGAGTATGATGGGAATTACCGATGGTATCAGGTCCTGCCGCATGATCCCCATG CACCGTGGAAACTTCAGGATGAGGATCTACGAGAGGGAGAACTTCGGAGGTCAGATGCACGAGATGATGGACGACTGTGACTCCATACAGGAGCGTTACCGTATGTCTGACTGCCAGTCCTGCAACGTGATGGACGGCCACTGGCTGATGTATGAGCAGCCCCACTTCAGAGGCAGGCAGATGTACATGAGGCCTGGAGAGTACAGGAACTTCAGGGATATGGGCATGGGAATGGGAGGCATGAGCGGTGGCATGAGGTTCATGAGCATGAGGCGTATCACTGATATGTGCTAG
- the LOC120057919 gene encoding gamma-crystallin M3-like isoform X1, translating to MSIARIIFYEDKNFQGRSYETSQDCPDMSSHLSRCHSCRVESGCFMVYDRPNFMGNQYFMRRGEYPDYQRMMGFNDCLRSCRNVPMHRGNYKMRIYEKENFGGQMHEMMDDCDSIQERYRMSDCQSCNVMDGHWLMYEQPHYKGRQVYMRPGEHRNLREMQGHNGMKFSSIRRITDSC from the exons atgtccattgctcga ATCATCTTCTACGAGGACAAGAACTTCCAGGGTCGTTCCTATGAGACCAGCCAGGACTGCCCTGACATGTCCTCCCACCTGAGCAGGTGCCACTCCTGCAGGGTTGAGAGTGGTTGCTTCATGGTCTACGATCGCCCCAACTTCATGGGAAACCAGTACTTCATGAGGAGGGGCGAGTACCCTGACTACCAGCGTATGATGGGTTTCAATGACTGCCTCCGATCCTGCCGTAACGTCCCCATG CACAGAGGAAACTACAAGATGAGGATCTACGAGAAGGAGAACTTCGGAGGTCAGATGCACGAGATGATGGACGACTGTGACTCCATACAGGAGCGTTACCGTATGTCTGACTGCCAGTCCTGCAACGTGATGGACGGCCACTGGCTGATGTACGAGCAGCCCCATTACAAAGGCAGGCAGGTATACATGAGGCCTGGAGAGCACAGAAATCTCAGGGAGATGCAGGGACACAATGGAATGAAGTTCAGTTCCATCAGAAGGATCACCGACTCCTGTTAA
- the LOC120057919 gene encoding gamma-crystallin M3-like isoform X2 — translation MHGKIIFYEDKNFQGRSYETSQDCPDMSSHLSRCHSCRVESGCFMVYDRPNFMGNQYFMRRGEYPDYQRMMGFNDCLRSCRNVPMHRGNYKMRIYEKENFGGQMHEMMDDCDSIQERYRMSDCQSCNVMDGHWLMYEQPHYKGRQVYMRPGEHRNLREMQGHNGMKFSSIRRITDSC, via the exons ATGCACGGAAAG ATCATCTTCTACGAGGACAAGAACTTCCAGGGTCGTTCCTATGAGACCAGCCAGGACTGCCCTGACATGTCCTCCCACCTGAGCAGGTGCCACTCCTGCAGGGTTGAGAGTGGTTGCTTCATGGTCTACGATCGCCCCAACTTCATGGGAAACCAGTACTTCATGAGGAGGGGCGAGTACCCTGACTACCAGCGTATGATGGGTTTCAATGACTGCCTCCGATCCTGCCGTAACGTCCCCATG CACAGAGGAAACTACAAGATGAGGATCTACGAGAAGGAGAACTTCGGAGGTCAGATGCACGAGATGATGGACGACTGTGACTCCATACAGGAGCGTTACCGTATGTCTGACTGCCAGTCCTGCAACGTGATGGACGGCCACTGGCTGATGTACGAGCAGCCCCATTACAAAGGCAGGCAGGTATACATGAGGCCTGGAGAGCACAGAAATCTCAGGGAGATGCAGGGACACAATGGAATGAAGTTCAGTTCCATCAGAAGGATCACCGACTCCTGTTAA
- the LOC120057920 gene encoding gamma-crystallin M3-like: protein MSMGKIIFYEDRNFQGRSYETSSDCPELTSYLSRCNSCRVESGCFMVYDHSNFMGNQYFVRRGEYGDYQRMGMNDCIRSCRNIPMHRGNFRMRMYEKENFGGQMHELSDDCESMTDRFRMNDMQSCNVMDGHWLMYEQPHYRGRQMYMRPGEYRNMRELSMHMGSNPMRFNSMRRIMDSCY from the exons ATGTCTATGGGAAAG ATCATCTTCTACGAGGACAGGAACTTCCAGGGTCGTTCCTATGAGACCTCCAGCGACTGCCCTGAGCTGACCTCCTACCTGAGCAGGTGCAACTCCTGCAGAGTTGAGAGCGGCTGCTTCATGGTCTATGATCATTCCAACTTCATGGGAAACCAGTACTTTGTGAGAAGGGGAGAGTATGGTGACTACCAGCGTATGGGCATGAACGATTGCATCAGGTCTTGCCGTAACATCCCCATG CACAGAGGAAACTTTAGGATGAGGATGTACGAGAAGGAGAACTTCGGAGGTCAGATGCACGAGCTGAGCGATGACTGTGAGTCCATGACCGATCGTTTCCGCATGAACGACATGCAGTCCTGCAACGTGATGGACGGCCACTGGCTGATGTATGAGCAGCCCCACTACAGAGGCAGGCAGATGTACATGAGGCCTGGAGAGTACAGGAACATGAGAGAGTTGAGCATGCACATGGGCTCCAACCCCATGAGGTTCAACAGCATGAGGCGTATCATGGATTCTTGTTATTAA